Genomic DNA from Rubinisphaera margarita:
TGGCGTGGGCGGAAGACTCTACAGAACGTGAGGTCCGGGCCGAGACGTTCGCAGGGTTAGCGGAGCAACTTCGTCAGGAGCAGAAACTCGTCGGACTGGCCGGCATGGTAATGGTCGATGGCTCGGTCACCGAATCGGCAGCCGATGGCGAGCGGAAGACCGGGAGTGGAGTCGCGGTTGAAGTCGGCGATGAATGGCATTTGGGCTCGATCACCAAATCGATTACCGCGACGATGATCGCGAGACTCATCGAAAAGGGACAACTGGAGTGGACGGATACGGTTGCCGAGCACTTCCCGGAAGCCGCGATCCATGAAGACTGGCGAGACGTCACGCTCCGCCAGCTGCTGACGCATACCTCGGGCGCGAGGGCGAACTTTTCAATCGGCGTGCGGATGCTGCATCCCTCTCTGGAGGTCGAATGCACGGCTGAGCGGAAGAAGGCGGTGCTGGCTGTGCTCGCGAAGAAGCCCGCGACTGATCCCGGTGAGACGTTCGTCTATTCCAACGTTGGTTACACCATCGCCGGGGCCATTGCCGAACAGGCGACCGGAGAAGGCTGGGAAGATCTCGTGCGGCGGGAAGTCTTTGAACCACTGGAGTTGACCCAGGCGGGGTTCGGGCCTCCAAAGAGTTCCACCGAAGACGTCGAGCAGCCGGTCGGTCATGTGAAGGCCTTCTTCTGGAAAACCGCGATGGACGACTCGGCGGACAACACGCCGATCATCGGCCCCGCCGGCACGGTTCGCATGACTTTGAAGGAGCTTTGCACGTACGGCTCGGCTCATCTGCAGGGAGAACTTGGTGGCGACATGCTGCTGGCTCCAGAAACCTGGCAGGAGCTGCATCGGCCCGAGCTGAACAACTACGCCTGCGGCTGGGTGAAGAAAGAGGCCGGCTGGGAGATCCCGCACACACTTTACTGGCACAACGGCTCGAACACGATGTGGTACGCCCTGCTCGTTGTCATTCCGGGGAAGAACATGGTCGTTGCCGTGGCATCCAACGATGGCGACATCCCCAGAGCCGAAGCAGCGGCCTGGGAACTGGTCAACCTGAGCGCCCGAAAGGTAAAGCCCGAGCTCGACGCCGAACTGCGTCGCGATCTGCCGAGTGCCGCCTATCCGAAGCGATCCCCCTTCGCCGCAGTTCGCTGGAACGAAGATGAGCCCGAAGTTCGGATTGATGGGGACTGGTTCAAGCTGGTTTCAATCGACGGTCATC
This window encodes:
- a CDS encoding serine hydrolase domain-containing protein, with amino-acid sequence MHFLFFNTLGVVLLLAAGGSFYVAWAEDSTEREVRAETFAGLAEQLRQEQKLVGLAGMVMVDGSVTESAADGERKTGSGVAVEVGDEWHLGSITKSITATMIARLIEKGQLEWTDTVAEHFPEAAIHEDWRDVTLRQLLTHTSGARANFSIGVRMLHPSLEVECTAERKKAVLAVLAKKPATDPGETFVYSNVGYTIAGAIAEQATGEGWEDLVRREVFEPLELTQAGFGPPKSSTEDVEQPVGHVKAFFWKTAMDDSADNTPIIGPAGTVRMTLKELCTYGSAHLQGELGGDMLLAPETWQELHRPELNNYACGWVKKEAGWEIPHTLYWHNGSNTMWYALLVVIPGKNMVVAVASNDGDIPRAEAAAWELVNLSARKVKPELDAELRRDLPSAAYPKRSPFAAVRWNEDEPEVRIDGDWFKLVSIDGHPTGQLLRFSRERYEEKWRKRFEEDLFELLARMGHEPGETVDLVVQAPDAEEMQTLKEVPMTEENRKAIRAAVQRKEP